A genomic region of Chitinimonas arctica contains the following coding sequences:
- a CDS encoding PEP-CTERM sorting domain-containing protein yields MKVSKIAMQLITSGLFAMALGTAQAANVSTTVSYDTAGLDHTSWLVPATATSTGTNETWIDTKDLPPIPGPGYDLRHTTYMSMGAWANERSELSASVRDLRAGGIATSSANWSDSFVNNSGNSQNYKFNLSLLGMTAHMGGWTGNLARRDYQAGFVADVLVNGVSVWRSAQTFNYQAGLASVVKSGFDLGDAVIYADGDEHRPVFFALDSYAGQVDLGTFATGQSADVSYTISSFARWSDPEGCSYECGSIGVNIFDNRGAIGQRIVSAPVPEPESYAMLLGGLGLIGAIARRRMAAAK; encoded by the coding sequence ATGAAAGTTAGCAAGATCGCAATGCAACTGATCACCAGCGGCTTGTTCGCCATGGCATTGGGCACGGCCCAAGCCGCCAATGTCTCCACCACGGTTTCCTACGATACCGCCGGTTTGGACCATACCAGTTGGCTGGTCCCAGCCACTGCCACAAGCACCGGCACGAACGAGACCTGGATCGACACCAAGGATCTCCCCCCCATCCCCGGCCCGGGCTATGATCTGCGTCATACCACTTATATGTCGATGGGTGCCTGGGCGAACGAGCGTAGCGAATTGTCCGCTTCGGTCCGGGATCTGCGTGCAGGCGGCATCGCCACCAGCAGCGCGAACTGGAGCGACAGCTTCGTCAACAACAGCGGCAACAGCCAGAACTACAAATTCAATCTATCGCTCCTGGGCATGACCGCCCACATGGGCGGCTGGACAGGCAACCTGGCGCGGCGCGACTACCAAGCCGGCTTCGTCGCGGATGTACTCGTCAACGGCGTGTCGGTATGGCGCTCAGCCCAGACTTTCAACTACCAGGCGGGTTTGGCTTCGGTCGTCAAATCGGGGTTCGATCTAGGCGATGCGGTCATCTACGCCGATGGCGATGAGCACAGGCCGGTGTTTTTCGCTCTGGATAGCTATGCTGGCCAAGTGGACCTGGGTACCTTCGCCACCGGCCAATCAGCCGATGTCAGCTACACGATCTCCTCTTTCGCTCGCTGGAGCGATCCGGAAGGCTGTTCTTATGAATGCGGCAGTATTGGCGTCAATATTTTCGACAATCGCGGTGCCATTGGCCAGCGCATCGTCTCGGCACCGGTACCCGAGCCGGAAAGCTACGCCATGCTGCTGGGCGGGCTGGGCCTGATCGGCGCCATCGCACGTCGTCGCATGGCTGCCGCGAAGTAA
- a CDS encoding inositol monophosphatase family protein: MHPMLNTAIKAARRAASLIQRASSNIDHLRIETKDHNNFVTEVDRAAEAAIVQTLLDAYPGHAILAEEGGAKGESEYTWIIDPLDGTTNFLHGVPQYCISIALEHRGQISQAVVYDPNHNDLFTATRGGGAFLNDRRIRVSKTKEMADGLIGTGFPYTTFGKLDMYVHMLKDVIQKSAGVRRPGAAALDLAYIACGRFDGFWELGLQPWDIAAGSLLVQEAGGLITDLDGETGYMESGNVVAGTPKVFAQLLQTLQAHK; encoded by the coding sequence ATGCACCCGATGCTCAACACCGCCATCAAGGCAGCCCGCCGCGCCGCTTCGCTGATCCAGCGCGCTTCCAGCAATATCGATCACCTGCGCATCGAGACCAAGGACCACAACAACTTCGTCACCGAAGTCGACCGTGCCGCCGAAGCCGCCATTGTGCAGACGCTGCTGGATGCCTACCCGGGCCACGCTATTCTAGCGGAAGAGGGCGGCGCCAAAGGGGAGAGCGAATATACCTGGATCATCGATCCGCTCGATGGCACCACCAATTTCCTGCATGGCGTACCGCAGTACTGTATTTCCATCGCGCTGGAACATCGCGGCCAGATCAGCCAGGCCGTGGTCTACGACCCCAACCATAACGATCTGTTCACCGCCACGCGCGGCGGCGGCGCATTCCTGAATGACCGTCGTATCCGTGTTTCCAAGACCAAGGAAATGGCCGATGGCCTGATCGGTACCGGCTTCCCCTATACCACCTTCGGCAAGCTCGATATGTATGTGCATATGCTGAAGGACGTGATCCAGAAGTCGGCCGGCGTGCGCCGTCCCGGTGCCGCGGCGCTGGATCTGGCCTATATCGCCTGCGGCCGTTTCGACGGTTTCTGGGAACTGGGCCTGCAACCGTGGGATATCGCGGCCGGTAGCCTGCTGGTGCAGGAAGCCGGCGGCCTGATCACCGACCTCGATGGCGAGACCGGTTATATGGAAAGCGGCAACGTGGTGGCCGGCACGCCCAAGGTGTTCGCCCAGTTGCTGCAGACGCTGCAAGCGCATAAATAG
- a CDS encoding RNA methyltransferase has protein sequence MNKPEINCLQRVRVVLSHTSLPRNIGSVARAMKTMGLSRLYLVNPKRFPDDEAVTLASGAHDILDQAIVVGTLEEALAGCTQTVATCPRVHELSVPRHNPRQIAPILIERTLLGEEVALVFGTEMSGLSNEEVRSCNRMVTIPTNPDYSSLNLAQAVQILAYEMRCAVDDDISHLEERPQLAAHDDIERFYVHLEQALIGLEFLDPDNPKRLMPRLRRMFGRIQLEKLEVDIWRGILRAVQEGPRGKQPHD, from the coding sequence ATGAATAAACCTGAAATAAACTGTCTGCAGCGAGTCCGCGTCGTGCTCTCGCATACCAGCCTGCCGCGCAATATCGGCTCGGTGGCCCGCGCCATGAAAACCATGGGCCTGAGTCGCCTCTATCTGGTCAACCCCAAGCGCTTTCCGGACGACGAAGCGGTCACGCTGGCATCCGGCGCGCACGATATCCTCGACCAAGCCATCGTGGTCGGCACGCTGGAAGAAGCCTTGGCCGGCTGTACCCAGACCGTGGCCACCTGCCCCCGCGTGCACGAGCTGAGCGTACCCCGCCACAACCCGCGCCAGATCGCGCCCATCCTGATCGAGCGCACCCTGCTCGGCGAGGAGGTGGCCCTGGTGTTCGGTACCGAAATGTCCGGGCTCAGCAATGAAGAAGTGCGTAGCTGCAACCGGATGGTGACCATCCCCACCAATCCGGACTACTCCTCGCTCAATCTGGCGCAGGCCGTGCAGATCCTGGCATATGAGATGCGCTGCGCCGTGGACGACGATATCAGCCACCTGGAAGAGCGGCCGCAATTGGCCGCCCATGATGATATCGAGCGTTTCTATGTCCACCTGGAGCAGGCCTTGATCGGGCTGGAGTTCCTCGATCCCGACAACCCCAAGCGGCTGATGCCGCGCCTGCGCCGCATGTTTGGCCGGATCCAGCTGGAAAAGCTCGAAGTCGATATCTGGCGGGGAATATTGCGGGCAGTACAGGAGGGGCCGCGCGGGAAGCAGCCGCACGACTAG
- the astE gene encoding succinylglutamate desuccinylase: MNYLAHLLAARTDWPWPDSLPDGTRISRPGEGLLVVEPADAAFDLCLSSGIHGNETAPVELAARLLQAVLDGSLPARARILFAFGNPAALRSNKRYLDDDLNRLFGKPAEQSGSGPAAVRARELERAVEDFFAVSGSRWRLHYDLHTAIRGSQIEKFAIYPHPGDQAFDPAEIARLAACGIEAVLLQSKPSPTFSYFSRQHCGAHGFTLELGKARPFGQNQAVNLDLLEAELRRLIGGEKRDYAVSTAHPKLFRVAREVIKQTDAFKLHLADAVENFTELAPGYVLAEDGDERFVVAEQGARIVFPNSKVKNGLRAGLLVVPAVL; the protein is encoded by the coding sequence ATGAACTACCTCGCCCATCTGCTCGCCGCCCGGACTGATTGGCCATGGCCGGACAGCCTACCCGACGGCACCCGGATCAGCCGGCCAGGTGAAGGGTTGCTGGTAGTCGAACCGGCCGATGCCGCTTTCGATCTATGTCTTTCCAGCGGCATCCATGGCAACGAAACCGCGCCGGTCGAATTGGCGGCGCGGTTGTTGCAGGCCGTACTGGACGGCAGCTTGCCGGCGCGGGCGCGCATTCTGTTCGCCTTCGGCAACCCGGCCGCCCTGCGTAGCAACAAGCGCTATCTGGACGACGACTTGAATCGTCTATTCGGCAAACCGGCTGAACAGAGCGGCAGCGGTCCGGCCGCCGTGCGGGCCCGTGAGCTGGAACGCGCGGTAGAGGATTTCTTCGCGGTGTCCGGTTCGCGCTGGAGATTGCACTACGATCTGCACACCGCCATCCGTGGTTCGCAAATAGAGAAGTTCGCCATCTATCCTCATCCCGGCGATCAGGCGTTCGACCCGGCCGAAATTGCCAGGTTGGCTGCTTGCGGTATCGAGGCGGTGCTGCTGCAATCGAAGCCCTCGCCGACATTCTCCTATTTCAGCCGCCAACACTGCGGCGCCCATGGCTTTACCCTGGAATTGGGCAAGGCCCGGCCTTTTGGGCAGAACCAGGCGGTCAATCTCGATTTGCTGGAAGCGGAACTGCGACGGCTGATAGGTGGCGAAAAGCGCGATTATGCCGTCTCGACCGCGCACCCGAAGCTGTTCCGCGTCGCCCGCGAAGTGATCAAACAAACCGATGCCTTCAAACTGCATCTCGCTGACGCGGTGGAGAATTTTACCGAGCTGGCGCCTGGCTATGTGTTGGCCGAGGACGGCGATGAGCGCTTCGTGGTGGCGGAGCAGGGCGCCCGTATCGTCTTTCCCAACAGCAAGGTCAAGAATGGCTTGCGGGCTGGGTTGTTGGTTGTGCCGGCTGTGCTTTAG
- the astB gene encoding N-succinylarginine dihydrolase yields MTAFEANFDGLVGPTHNYAGLSFGNVASTGNQNAVANPRLAALQGLAKMKALHDAGFKQGVLAPHERPSVASLRQLGFGGSDAQVIARAAKEAPAILAASSSASTMWTANAATVSPGADTADGRIHFTPANLNNKFHRAIEHPTTGRILQAMFRDEGCFAHHPALPAQMHFGDEGAANHTRFCAAYDSPGVEFFVYGQSAFDSRPPKPSRFPARQTLEASQAIARLHGLREEAVVFAQQDPETIDKGVFHNDVISVGNANVLFHHEKSFLNQAEVLAEIARKLSAVGAQLVAIEVPEREVSVEQAVKSYLFNSQLLSKADGKQIIVVPEESRHIEPVWAYLNRLTGSGGPIDEVRVFDLKQSMQNGGGPACLRLRVAMSARELAAVNQGVMMSEELFATLNAWVNKHYRDRLDAADLADPHLLDECRTALDQLTQILQLGSVYPFQLA; encoded by the coding sequence ATGACAGCTTTTGAAGCCAATTTCGACGGTCTGGTCGGCCCCACGCACAACTACGCCGGCCTCAGCTTCGGCAATGTCGCTTCGACCGGCAACCAGAATGCCGTCGCCAATCCACGGTTGGCGGCCCTGCAGGGGCTGGCCAAGATGAAGGCCCTGCACGATGCAGGATTCAAGCAGGGCGTACTGGCGCCGCATGAACGTCCCAGCGTGGCCAGCCTGCGGCAGCTGGGCTTCGGCGGCAGCGACGCGCAAGTGATCGCGCGCGCCGCCAAGGAAGCACCGGCCATTCTGGCGGCCAGTTCCTCGGCCTCCACCATGTGGACCGCCAACGCCGCCACCGTCAGCCCCGGCGCGGACACGGCCGACGGCCGCATCCATTTCACGCCGGCCAATCTGAATAACAAGTTTCATCGCGCCATCGAGCACCCTACGACGGGCCGTATCCTGCAAGCGATGTTTCGCGATGAGGGCTGTTTCGCCCACCATCCGGCCTTGCCGGCGCAGATGCATTTCGGCGACGAGGGCGCAGCCAATCACACCCGTTTTTGCGCTGCCTACGATAGCCCCGGCGTGGAATTCTTTGTCTATGGCCAGTCCGCCTTCGATAGCCGGCCACCCAAGCCCAGCCGCTTCCCGGCCCGCCAGACCCTGGAAGCCAGCCAGGCCATCGCGCGCTTGCATGGCCTGCGGGAAGAGGCGGTGGTATTTGCCCAGCAGGACCCCGAGACCATCGACAAGGGGGTGTTCCATAACGATGTGATCTCGGTGGGCAACGCTAATGTATTGTTCCATCACGAAAAATCGTTCCTGAACCAGGCCGAGGTGCTGGCGGAAATTGCACGCAAGCTGTCCGCCGTGGGTGCGCAACTGGTCGCCATCGAGGTACCTGAGCGGGAAGTCAGCGTCGAGCAGGCGGTCAAGTCCTACCTGTTCAACAGCCAATTGCTGAGCAAGGCCGACGGCAAGCAGATCATCGTGGTGCCCGAGGAATCCCGCCATATCGAACCGGTGTGGGCCTACCTCAATCGCTTGACCGGCAGTGGCGGGCCGATCGATGAAGTACGGGTGTTCGATCTCAAGCAATCCATGCAGAACGGCGGCGGACCTGCTTGCCTGCGTCTGCGGGTGGCGATGTCGGCGCGCGAATTGGCGGCGGTCAACCAGGGGGTGATGATGAGCGAGGAATTGTTCGCCACCTTGAACGCCTGGGTGAACAAGCACTATCGCGACCGTCTGGATGCTGCCGATCTGGCCGACCCGCATTTGCTGGACGAATGCCGGACCGCCCTGGACCAGCTGACGCAGATCCTGCAATTGGGCTCGGTCTATCCCTTCCAGCTGGCATGA
- the astD gene encoding succinylglutamate-semialdehyde dehydrogenase produces the protein MSHHFINGEWHAGHGEAFESRDPVSQHPVWQGRSADGEQVNIAVRAARDAFPAWRKLGFAGREAIVRRFAELLAEHKAGLAEAIGRETGKPRWEALTEVQTMVGKIDISVKAYAERTGQKESTMGDAQAVLRHRPHGVVAVFGPYNFPGHLPNGHIVPALLAGNCVLFKPSELAPLVAQKTVELWQQAGLPAGVLNLLQGAKETGVALAGNWGLDGLFFTGSSPTGHALHKQFGGHPDKILALEMGGNNPLIVQDVANLDAAVFQTIQSAFISAGQRCTCARRLLVPRGAAGDAFLERLVAVSQRLKVGRWDDAEEPFMGSVISLAAAHRLLVAQSDLLGRGAKPLLEMRQLEANTALLSPGILDVSDIGKLPDEEDFGPLLKLQRYDSFDQAIELANATRYGLAAGLISDRADLYERFWEQSRAGIVNWNKQLTGASSAAPFGGVGASGNHRASAYYAADYCSYPVAGLETPTAALPAQLPVGMRFE, from the coding sequence ATGAGCCACCATTTCATCAACGGCGAATGGCATGCGGGCCACGGCGAGGCATTCGAATCACGCGACCCGGTCAGCCAGCATCCGGTATGGCAGGGGCGCAGCGCCGACGGCGAGCAGGTCAATATCGCCGTACGGGCGGCGCGGGATGCTTTCCCGGCTTGGCGTAAGCTGGGCTTCGCCGGGCGCGAAGCCATCGTGCGCCGGTTCGCCGAGCTATTGGCTGAACACAAGGCCGGCCTGGCCGAAGCCATCGGGCGGGAGACCGGCAAGCCACGCTGGGAAGCGCTGACCGAGGTGCAGACCATGGTCGGCAAGATCGATATTTCGGTCAAGGCCTATGCCGAGCGTACCGGTCAGAAGGAAAGCACCATGGGCGATGCCCAGGCGGTGCTGCGGCATCGGCCGCATGGCGTGGTGGCGGTGTTCGGCCCCTACAATTTTCCTGGCCACCTGCCCAATGGCCATATCGTCCCCGCCTTGCTGGCCGGCAATTGCGTGCTGTTCAAGCCGTCCGAGCTGGCGCCGCTGGTAGCGCAAAAGACCGTTGAACTGTGGCAGCAAGCCGGTTTGCCGGCGGGTGTACTCAATCTGCTGCAAGGCGCCAAGGAAACCGGCGTGGCGCTGGCCGGCAACTGGGGCCTGGACGGGCTGTTCTTCACCGGCTCCTCGCCCACCGGTCACGCGCTGCATAAGCAGTTCGGCGGACATCCCGACAAGATCCTGGCGCTGGAGATGGGCGGCAACAATCCCTTGATCGTGCAGGATGTCGCCAACCTCGATGCGGCGGTTTTCCAGACGATACAGTCGGCCTTTATCTCGGCCGGCCAGCGTTGCACCTGTGCCCGCCGCTTGTTGGTACCGCGTGGCGCGGCGGGCGACGCCTTTCTGGAGCGGCTGGTGGCCGTCAGCCAGCGTTTGAAGGTGGGGCGCTGGGACGATGCCGAAGAACCGTTCATGGGCTCGGTGATTTCCCTGGCTGCCGCGCATCGCCTCCTGGTGGCCCAGTCCGACCTGCTCGGCCGCGGCGCCAAGCCCTTGCTGGAAATGCGCCAGCTGGAAGCGAACACCGCGCTATTGTCGCCCGGCATCCTGGATGTCAGCGATATCGGCAAGCTGCCGGATGAGGAAGATTTCGGGCCGCTGCTCAAGCTGCAGCGCTACGACAGTTTCGACCAGGCCATCGAACTGGCCAATGCCACGCGCTATGGCTTGGCGGCGGGACTGATCTCGGATCGCGCCGACCTGTACGAGCGCTTCTGGGAGCAATCGCGTGCGGGCATCGTCAACTGGAACAAGCAGCTGACCGGCGCCTCCAGCGCGGCACCTTTCGGGGGCGTGGGCGCCAGCGGCAATCATCGCGCCAGCGCCTATTACGCCGCCGACTATTGCAGCTATCCGGTGGCCGGTCTGGAAACCCCCACCGCGGCGCTTCCGGCGCAACTGCCGGTCGGCATGCGGTTTGAATGA
- the astA gene encoding arginine N-succinyltransferase yields the protein MLIRSIRTTDFDALMTLASDSGVGVTTLPANEERLTRRIAASVASQAAAPDPANSSFVFVLENDEQAGQVVGICGIEGSVGLTEPWYTYRVGTAVHTSREIGVYRRLDTLFLNNDLTGAAELCSLFLHPEWRRDGNGSLLSKSRFLFLAEFPERFDRRVIAEMRGVSDENGRSPFWESLGRHFFKMDFSEADYLTGIGQKSFIAELMPQHPVYTAFLSDEARAVIGKVHDNTLPALVMLEGEGFRYNNSVDIFDAGPTIECPLPDIRAVRDSQVLTAKPEDETQGRTWMVANRRLDDFRVCLAQTEPTPMGLPLTPALIAKLGIAPGDSVRAVLLSSKN from the coding sequence ATGTTGATTCGCTCCATCCGTACCACCGATTTCGATGCGCTTATGACGCTGGCCAGTGATAGCGGCGTGGGCGTGACCACGCTACCCGCCAACGAGGAGCGGCTGACCCGCCGCATCGCCGCTTCGGTTGCCTCGCAAGCGGCCGCCCCCGATCCGGCCAACTCCAGCTTTGTGTTTGTGCTGGAGAACGACGAGCAGGCCGGCCAGGTAGTGGGGATCTGCGGTATCGAAGGGTCGGTGGGGCTGACCGAGCCCTGGTACACCTACCGCGTCGGCACCGCCGTGCATACCTCGCGCGAGATTGGCGTGTACCGGCGGCTGGATACCTTGTTCCTGAACAACGACCTGACCGGCGCGGCCGAACTGTGTTCGCTGTTCCTGCATCCCGAATGGCGGCGCGATGGCAATGGCAGCCTGTTGTCCAAGAGCCGCTTCCTGTTCCTGGCCGAATTCCCCGAGCGCTTTGATCGCCGGGTGATCGCCGAAATGCGCGGCGTGTCGGACGAGAACGGCCGCTCGCCTTTCTGGGAAAGCCTGGGGCGGCATTTCTTCAAGATGGATTTCTCCGAAGCCGATTATCTGACCGGCATCGGCCAGAAATCCTTTATCGCCGAATTGATGCCGCAGCATCCGGTCTATACCGCCTTCCTCAGCGACGAAGCGCGCGCGGTGATCGGCAAGGTGCACGACAACACCTTGCCGGCCTTGGTCATGCTGGAAGGCGAAGGTTTTCGCTATAACAATTCGGTCGATATCTTCGATGCCGGTCCTACCATCGAGTGCCCCTTGCCGGATATCCGGGCGGTACGCGATAGCCAGGTGCTGACGGCGAAACCGGAAGATGAAACGCAGGGACGGACATGGATGGTGGCCAATCGCCGGCTGGACGATTTCCGCGTCTGCCTGGCCCAGACCGAGCCGACCCCCATGGGGCTGCCGCTGACGCCGGCACTGATCGCCAAGCTGGGCATCGCGCCCGGCGACAGCGTACGGGCCGTGCTGCTGTCGTCAAAGAACTGA
- a CDS encoding arginine N-succinyltransferase yields the protein MFVLRSSRMSDLPGVELLARESPVGVTSLPESRDTLAGKIQSSIDSLAADIGFHGEESYFFVQEDTDSGELVGVSAIVASAGFNEPFYSYRNETFIHASPGLGIHNKIHALSLCHDLTGNTLLASFHVRPALRFSRWSDLQSRARLLFIAQWPERFADSVVSEMMGVTRPDGSSPFWDSVGRRFFGIDYQDVEYHCGVNGRKFIAELMPHHPLYVPLLADDAQAAMGQVNPDSEVPYEVLTREGFEAENYIDIFDGGPTLHCATRAIRSVAQSRLVQVAAGEGGQGDWLLATTRRDDFRATVVTAAADGERITLSREVLDRLGLSVGDLVRIAPL from the coding sequence GTGTTCGTGCTTCGTTCCAGCCGGATGTCGGATCTGCCCGGCGTCGAATTGCTTGCCCGGGAAAGCCCGGTGGGCGTGACCTCCCTGCCGGAGAGTCGCGACACCCTGGCGGGCAAGATCCAATCGTCCATCGATTCCTTGGCCGCCGATATCGGCTTCCATGGCGAAGAGAGCTATTTCTTCGTGCAAGAAGATACCGACAGCGGTGAACTGGTCGGTGTATCGGCCATCGTTGCCTCGGCCGGCTTCAACGAGCCCTTCTATAGCTATCGCAACGAGACCTTTATCCATGCCTCGCCCGGCCTGGGCATCCATAACAAGATCCATGCCCTTAGCCTTTGCCACGACCTGACCGGCAATACCCTGCTGGCCTCCTTCCATGTCCGGCCGGCGCTACGCTTCAGCCGCTGGAGCGATCTGCAGTCGCGGGCGCGGCTCTTGTTTATCGCGCAATGGCCGGAGCGCTTTGCCGATTCGGTCGTCTCCGAGATGATGGGGGTGACCCGGCCGGACGGCAGCAGCCCGTTCTGGGATTCGGTCGGCCGGCGCTTTTTCGGCATCGACTACCAGGACGTGGAATACCACTGCGGGGTAAACGGCCGCAAGTTCATCGCCGAGCTGATGCCGCATCACCCCTTGTATGTCCCGCTCCTTGCCGATGATGCCCAGGCGGCCATGGGGCAGGTGAATCCCGACTCGGAAGTGCCCTACGAGGTGCTGACCCGGGAAGGTTTCGAGGCCGAGAACTACATCGATATCTTCGATGGCGGTCCGACCCTCCATTGCGCTACCCGCGCCATTCGCAGCGTTGCGCAAAGCCGATTGGTACAGGTGGCCGCCGGCGAGGGCGGGCAGGGCGACTGGCTGCTGGCTACCACCCGCCGGGACGACTTCCGCGCCACGGTGGTGACCGCCGCGGCCGATGGCGAACGGATCACCCTGTCCCGCGAGGTCCTGGACCGCTTGGGTCTGAGCGTGGGCGACCTGGTCCGTATTGCGCCGCTGTAG
- a CDS encoding aspartate aminotransferase family protein encodes MPQTVTRADFDQVMVPNYAPADYIPVRGAGSRLWDQAGREYVDLAGGIAVNALGHAHPGLVAALTEQAGKVWHVSNSLTNEPALRLARKLVDATFAERVFFCNSGAEANEAAFKLARKFAIDTGGADKYEIIATTNSFHGRTFFTVTVGGQPKYSDGFGPRPTGIRHIPYNDLDALKAAISDKTAAVIIEPVQGEGGVLPADAAYLRGVRALCDQHKALLVLDEVQTGMGRSGSLFAYMEYGVTPDILTSAKSLGGGFPIGAMLTTADIASHFGVGTHGSTYGGNPLACAVAEAVLDVVNTPETLAGIRAKHARIVARLQALASETGVFATVRGMGLLIGAELAEPFKGKAKDFMTAAAREGVMVLQAGPDVVRFAPSLIIPDADIDEGLNRFERAVRAVIGQ; translated from the coding sequence ATGCCCCAGACCGTTACTCGCGCCGATTTCGACCAGGTCATGGTTCCCAACTACGCGCCGGCCGACTATATCCCGGTGCGCGGCGCGGGTTCGCGCCTGTGGGACCAGGCCGGCCGCGAATATGTCGACCTGGCCGGCGGTATCGCCGTGAATGCGCTGGGCCATGCCCACCCCGGCCTGGTAGCGGCCTTGACCGAGCAAGCCGGCAAGGTCTGGCATGTGTCCAATTCGCTGACCAATGAACCGGCGCTGCGGCTGGCACGCAAGCTGGTCGATGCGACCTTCGCCGAGCGGGTGTTCTTCTGCAATTCGGGCGCCGAAGCCAATGAAGCGGCTTTCAAGCTGGCCCGCAAATTCGCCATCGATACCGGTGGCGCGGACAAGTACGAGATCATCGCTACCACCAACTCTTTCCACGGCCGTACCTTCTTCACCGTGACGGTCGGCGGCCAGCCCAAGTACTCGGATGGCTTCGGCCCGCGCCCGACCGGGATCCGCCATATCCCCTACAACGATCTGGACGCCCTCAAGGCGGCCATTTCCGACAAGACCGCCGCCGTGATCATCGAACCGGTGCAGGGCGAGGGCGGCGTGCTGCCGGCCGATGCGGCCTATCTGCGCGGCGTGCGCGCGCTGTGCGACCAGCACAAGGCCTTGCTGGTATTGGATGAAGTGCAGACCGGCATGGGCCGTAGCGGCTCCCTGTTCGCCTATATGGAATACGGCGTCACGCCCGATATCCTGACTTCGGCGAAATCGCTGGGCGGTGGCTTCCCCATCGGCGCCATGCTGACTACGGCCGATATCGCCAGCCACTTCGGCGTGGGCACCCATGGTTCGACCTATGGCGGCAACCCCTTGGCTTGCGCGGTCGCCGAAGCGGTGCTGGACGTGGTCAACACCCCGGAGACCCTGGCCGGTATCCGTGCCAAGCATGCGCGCATCGTGGCCCGTTTGCAGGCCTTGGCAAGCGAGACCGGTGTATTCGCCACCGTGCGCGGTATGGGCCTGTTGATCGGCGCCGAACTGGCGGAACCGTTCAAGGGCAAAGCGAAGGACTTTATGACCGCCGCCGCCCGCGAGGGCGTGATGGTGTTGCAGGCCGGTCCGGACGTGGTCCGTTTCGCGCCCAGCCTGATTATTCCCGATGCCGATATCGACGAGGGCTTGAACCGCTTCGAGCGGGCGGTACGGGCGGTGATCGGGCAGTAG
- a CDS encoding GlxA family transcriptional regulator, which translates to MLDPVEPAGQVIGVLLLPGFAPGELGLLFDCVVALNRLAERTCYQVRLLSADGAAVMGAHGRTQAVDGVLDPAAALPILFVAASELPRALSTSDPTVAALAELGRGPCLLGGWHAGPFWLAAAGLLKGCRATLHWSLQEAFAERYPQVIVSAALFEVDRDRATCGGGLAVADLLLHLAARRHGADLAASVAENLLLERIRGRDDRQRIPLMNRVGSNQPKLVQAVTLMEANLEEPLTTDEIARHVCVSRRQLERLFMQHLEHVPSQYYLALRLNRARQMLRQTSKSIIQIGLSCGFSSGPHFSSAYRNHFKITPREDRQRGTVRTEAVD; encoded by the coding sequence ATGCTCGATCCCGTCGAACCTGCCGGCCAAGTCATCGGTGTGCTGCTGCTGCCGGGTTTCGCGCCGGGCGAGCTGGGCCTGTTGTTCGATTGTGTCGTCGCGCTCAACCGGCTGGCCGAGCGGACCTGCTACCAGGTTCGGCTACTGTCGGCCGATGGCGCCGCCGTCATGGGCGCCCACGGCCGAACGCAAGCGGTGGATGGCGTACTGGACCCGGCCGCGGCCCTGCCTATCCTGTTCGTGGCGGCCAGCGAACTCCCGCGCGCCTTGTCCACCAGCGACCCGACCGTGGCCGCGCTGGCGGAGCTGGGACGCGGCCCCTGTCTGCTGGGGGGCTGGCATGCCGGGCCATTCTGGCTGGCGGCCGCCGGCCTGCTTAAAGGCTGCCGGGCCACCCTGCACTGGTCCCTGCAGGAAGCCTTTGCCGAGCGCTATCCGCAGGTGATTGTTTCCGCCGCCCTGTTCGAGGTGGACCGCGATCGCGCTACCTGCGGCGGGGGACTGGCGGTTGCCGACCTGTTGCTGCATCTGGCCGCCCGCCGCCATGGCGCCGACCTGGCGGCCTCGGTGGCGGAGAATCTGCTGCTGGAGCGGATACGCGGCCGCGACGACCGCCAGCGCATTCCGCTGATGAACCGGGTTGGCAGCAACCAACCCAAGCTGGTCCAGGCGGTCACCCTGATGGAAGCCAATCTGGAAGAGCCGTTGACCACGGACGAAATCGCCCGCCATGTCTGCGTCTCGCGACGCCAGCTGGAGCGCCTGTTCATGCAGCATCTCGAACATGTGCCATCCCAGTATTACCTGGCTCTGCGCCTGAACCGGGCCCGCCAGATGCTGCGGCAGACCTCGAAGTCCATTATCCAGATCGGCCTCAGCTGCGGTTTTTCCAGCGGTCCGCATTTCTCCAGTGCTTACCGCAATCATTTCAAGATCACCCCGCGCGAAGATCGCCAGCGCGGCACGGTACGGACCGAAGCCGTCGATTGA